A single Campylobacter hyointestinalis subsp. hyointestinalis DNA region contains:
- a CDS encoding UDP-2,3-diacylglucosamine diphosphatase, giving the protein MREILDGALFIADAHDNANKKGFLNFLKSLKNGAISTPPQLFIMGDMFDYLSNTTYSKEFFKDQIELLNELSKEMKIYYFEGNHDYNLAEIFPNIEVFNIYAQPQIFTDKFGQKVSLAHGDIFLKPFESLALRFLRNKSFLWIMDLIDRFFKFKISKLILAAQAIKRLDYKIVDFEFVIGAKIYNYQTPKIIEGHYHQGVNLRFDDKIYINLPCFACEQRYFIVEYTDEMKFQILRSPNV; this is encoded by the coding sequence ATGAGAGAAATTCTAGACGGCGCTTTGTTTATAGCCGATGCTCATGATAATGCAAACAAAAAAGGTTTTTTAAATTTTCTAAAATCTTTAAAAAATGGAGCCATCTCTACGCCGCCACAGCTTTTTATAATGGGAGATATGTTTGATTATCTCTCAAATACGACTTATTCTAAAGAGTTTTTTAAAGACCAAATTGAGCTTTTAAACGAACTTAGTAAAGAGATGAAAATTTATTATTTCGAGGGAAATCATGATTATAATCTTGCTGAAATTTTCCCAAACATAGAAGTGTTTAACATTTATGCTCAGCCTCAAATTTTTACAGATAAATTTGGACAAAAAGTCAGTTTAGCACACGGCGATATTTTTTTAAAGCCGTTTGAGAGCTTGGCTCTTAGATTTTTGAGAAATAAATCATTTTTATGGATAATGGATCTCATAGATAGATTTTTTAAATTTAAGATATCAAAGCTGATTTTAGCAGCTCAAGCTATAAAGCGACTTGATTATAAAATAGTTGATTTTGAGTTTGTTATTGGAGCTAAGATTTATAACTACCAAACTCCAAAAATCATCGAAGGACACTATCATCAAGGTGTAAATTTACGGTTTGATGATAAAATTTATATAAATTTACCTTGTTTTGCGTGTGAACAAAGGTATTTTATAGTAGAATACACAGATGAAATGAAATTTCAAATCTTAAGGAGCCCAAATGTTTGA
- a CDS encoding chemotaxis protein, which yields MFDDNILKTGSNEMELVDFRIFKQGEDRVYEGIYGVNVAKVKEIIKMPNLTELPGVPDYIEGIFDLRGVVIPVINLAKWMNIIEPKDSILKPRVIIAEFSDIFIGFIVHEAKRIRRINWKDIEPANFSGGVGNGTLDKSKITGVTRIENDEVLLILDLESIVEELGIYQPKIEMEVDEMTQLSGMALVLDDSLTARRLVGDALTKMGLRVVEAKDGAEGLEKINDLYALYKEDLEQNLRVIISDIEMPQMDGFHFAASLKEDKRFANIPIIFNSSLSNEFSEMHGKEAGADGYLTKFNATQLYKEVIKVIDAHKKYLDKR from the coding sequence ATGTTTGATGATAATATTCTTAAAACGGGTTCGAATGAGATGGAGCTTGTTGATTTTCGTATATTTAAACAAGGCGAAGATAGAGTTTATGAAGGAATTTACGGAGTAAATGTTGCCAAAGTTAAAGAAATCATCAAAATGCCAAATCTTACCGAACTTCCGGGAGTCCCAGACTATATAGAAGGTATTTTTGATCTTCGCGGTGTGGTTATCCCTGTTATAAATTTAGCAAAATGGATGAATATAATCGAGCCAAAAGATAGTATATTAAAACCTCGTGTTATCATCGCTGAGTTTAGCGATATATTTATAGGATTTATCGTCCATGAAGCAAAAAGAATTCGTCGTATAAACTGGAAAGATATCGAACCGGCAAATTTTAGCGGCGGCGTCGGAAATGGTACTCTTGATAAATCAAAGATAACCGGCGTAACTAGGATAGAAAATGATGAAGTTCTTTTGATCTTGGATTTAGAAAGCATAGTTGAAGAACTTGGAATTTATCAGCCAAAGATCGAGATGGAAGTAGATGAGATGACTCAACTTAGCGGTATGGCTTTGGTGTTAGATGATAGTCTTACTGCAAGACGTTTGGTCGGTGATGCTCTTACGAAAATGGGACTTAGGGTTGTTGAAGCAAAAGACGGAGCAGAGGGGCTAGAAAAGATAAATGATCTTTACGCTCTTTATAAAGAAGATCTAGAGCAAAACTTAAGAGTTATCATAAGTGATATCGAGATGCCTCAGATGGACGGTTTTCACTTTGCAGCTAGCTTGAAAGAAGACAAGAGATTTGCAAATATTCCTATTATTTTCAACTCGTCTCTTAGCAATGAATTTAGTGAAATGCACGGAAAAGAGGCTGGAGCTGATGGATACTTGACTAAATTTAACGCTACTCAGCTTTACAAAGAGGTCATAAAAGTGATAGATGCTCATAAAAAATATTTAGATAAGAGGTGA
- a CDS encoding hybrid sensor histidine kinase/response regulator — translation MDDMQEILEDFLVEAFELIEQIDHDLVELEANPEDLELLNRIFRVAHTVKGSSSFLNFDILTKLTHHMEDVLNKARHGDLKITPDIMDVVLESVDMMKALLKSIRDNGSDASAGIDISDICTRLTAISEGEDLPTEQAKQSEQEQVSEEVSQEAPESNDEDINVNNLSEAEVEAEIERLLKVRKAEDKARKENKKNEAPKQETKPEPDIKKPEPAPSPKEKPAANQVAQSGGAAMEQTIRVEVKRLDNLMNLIGELVLGKNRLLKIYDDVEERYEGEKFLEELNQVVSSLSLVTTDIQLAVMKTRMLPIAKVFNKFPRMVRDLSRELGKQIDLEISGEETELDKSIVEEIGDPLVHIIRNSCDHGVEEPKDRIKVGKPEKGTIQLKAYNEGNHIVIEIVDDGKGIDPIAVKAKAVERGIITEREADAMSDKEAYALVFKPGFSMAKKVTNVSGRGVGMDVVKTNIDKLNGIIDIDSEPGRGTIIKLKIPLTLAIIQSLLVGSQEEFYAIPLASVKETVRVPVEDIYTIEGKNVLRLRDEVLSLVRLSDLFGVKQVFESGDQTYVVVINVAESKLGIIVDHLIGQEEIVIKSLGNYLQNIRGIAGGTIRGDGKVTLIVDVGMIMDMAKEIKIDIRASIESTVKAVTKEKPSDYKVLIVDDSKMDRTIMQKSLEPLGITVIEATNGVEALNLVKSGEHALDAILIDIEMPRMDGYTLAGEIRKYSKYRNLPLIAVTSRTSKSDRLRGVEVGMTEYITKPYSPEYLENVVRKNIKLM, via the coding sequence ATGGACGATATGCAAGAAATACTCGAAGACTTTTTAGTTGAAGCGTTTGAACTTATTGAACAGATTGATCACGATCTAGTAGAACTTGAAGCAAATCCGGAAGATTTGGAGCTTTTAAATCGTATATTCCGTGTTGCGCATACTGTTAAAGGGAGTTCATCTTTTTTAAATTTTGATATACTCACAAAACTTACTCATCATATGGAAGACGTTTTAAATAAAGCACGCCATGGAGACTTAAAGATAACTCCTGATATCATGGATGTTGTACTTGAATCTGTAGATATGATGAAAGCTCTATTAAAAAGCATCAGAGACAATGGCAGCGATGCGAGTGCTGGTATCGATATCAGCGATATTTGCACAAGACTTACTGCGATAAGTGAAGGTGAAGATTTGCCTACTGAACAAGCAAAACAAAGCGAACAAGAGCAAGTAAGTGAGGAAGTATCGCAAGAAGCGCCAGAATCTAACGATGAAGATATAAACGTGAATAATCTTAGCGAAGCAGAAGTAGAAGCAGAGATAGAAAGACTTTTAAAAGTTAGAAAAGCCGAAGATAAAGCGAGAAAAGAAAATAAGAAAAACGAAGCTCCAAAACAAGAGACAAAACCAGAGCCTGATATCAAAAAACCTGAACCAGCACCGTCCCCAAAAGAAAAACCGGCTGCTAATCAAGTAGCTCAAAGCGGGGGCGCGGCGATGGAGCAAACCATACGTGTTGAGGTAAAAAGACTCGATAATCTTATGAACTTGATCGGTGAGCTTGTTTTAGGTAAAAATAGACTTCTTAAGATATATGATGATGTAGAAGAGAGATATGAGGGTGAAAAATTCCTCGAAGAGTTAAATCAAGTTGTTTCAAGCTTAAGTCTAGTTACCACAGATATACAGCTTGCTGTTATGAAAACAAGGATGCTTCCGATAGCTAAAGTGTTTAACAAATTCCCAAGAATGGTAAGAGACCTTAGCCGTGAGCTAGGCAAGCAGATAGATCTAGAGATCAGTGGTGAAGAGACTGAGCTTGACAAGTCCATCGTTGAAGAGATAGGCGATCCATTAGTTCATATCATTAGAAATTCTTGCGACCACGGCGTCGAAGAGCCAAAAGATAGGATTAAAGTTGGCAAACCAGAAAAAGGCACCATCCAGCTAAAAGCTTATAATGAGGGAAATCACATAGTCATAGAAATAGTCGATGATGGTAAGGGAATAGACCCTATAGCTGTAAAAGCTAAAGCTGTAGAGCGTGGTATCATCACTGAGAGAGAAGCAGATGCTATGAGTGATAAAGAGGCTTATGCTCTTGTATTTAAACCTGGATTTTCTATGGCTAAAAAAGTTACAAACGTAAGCGGACGTGGCGTCGGAATGGACGTTGTTAAAACAAATATCGACAAGCTAAATGGTATTATAGATATAGATAGCGAGCCAGGACGTGGTACTATAATCAAACTAAAAATACCTCTAACTCTAGCCATCATACAATCGCTTCTAGTAGGTTCGCAAGAAGAGTTTTACGCTATTCCTTTAGCAAGCGTCAAAGAGACAGTCAGAGTACCTGTAGAAGACATCTACACTATAGAAGGTAAAAACGTTCTTCGCCTTAGAGATGAGGTGCTTAGTCTTGTTAGGCTTAGCGATCTGTTTGGCGTAAAGCAGGTATTTGAAAGTGGAGATCAAACTTACGTAGTAGTTATAAATGTAGCTGAAAGTAAGCTAGGTATCATCGTTGATCACTTGATAGGTCAAGAAGAGATAGTTATCAAATCGCTTGGAAATTATTTGCAAAACATTAGAGGAATAGCCGGTGGTACGATAAGAGGAGATGGTAAAGTAACGCTTATAGTAGATGTCGGTATGATAATGGATATGGCAAAAGAGATCAAGATAGATATAAGAGCCAGCATAGAATCCACTGTTAAAGCTGTGACGAAAGAAAAACCTAGTGATTATAAAGTTCTTATAGTTGATGACTCGAAAATGGATAGAACTATAATGCAAAAATCATTAGAACCACTAGGCATAACGGTTATAGAGGCGACAAACGGCGTTGAAGCGTTAAATTTAGTAAAATCAGGCGAGCATGCGCTTGATGCTATCTTAATAGATATAGAAATGCCAAGAATGGACGGATATACACTAGCTGGAGAGATCAGAAAATACTCTAAATATAGGAATTTACCTCTCATAGCAGTTACTAGTAGAACCAGTAAGAGCGATCGCTTAAGAGGTGTAGAAGTTGGTATGACTGAGTATATAACAAAACCTTACTCTCCAGAATACCTTGAAAATGTTGTTA